CCTGTGTTCCTACGGCCTTTATAATCCTTCTGATTCGGTTTACTTTTTCTTTGTTTACAATTTCCTCAGCCTTGATTTCCCCAGCGGAAACGTAGCTTTCAAGATGCCCTTGAATGGTAGAGACGACCAATCCTCTTTCCTTGGCAATCTCTTCCACGTTCTTGCCTTCCTTGAAAAGTCTGTAAGTAACGACACTTGTCTTTTCCTTTGGCACTTTCGCCTCCTGCGTTTTCTTTTTCCTTTTTCTCGATGCAGTTGCCGTATCTTCTCCCATTGCTTCGAGAATAGCCTCCTGTTTGGCAGCAAGATATCCGTTGGTGGTAAAGCCTTCTTTCATCATTTCGGCTAATAATGCCCTTTTTGCACCCACCGTCTGTTCCAAATCTGTATATGTATTCTGATACCTTTTCACGGCAGCCTTGTTGTTGCTTTCCAAGCCTTTGGTCATTTCGAGCAGATGAACGAAAAGTTCCGTCAGCTGACTGTGGAAGTAGAGGGCACTCTTTTTCACGCGGTCAAGGAATGCTTCCTCGTGCAGTTCTTCATCTTTAAGCCCTTTCATTACCGAAATCCACTTTTCGGCAACCGACAATATCCGCTTGTCGTAGTCTTCAATAGTCATCTTGTGGAGTGCCGTCAGCTTGGAATACTTGTAATAATATTCCGACAATACACGAAGCATGGCATTCTCAAAACGGAAAATCTCGTTGAAATCGAACATTTCTGTCAATAGATAACGATAATAGGTTTCTTTCAGAAGTGGGAGCGAGGCTACGCTCTTCTCGGCAATTTCAGATTGCTGATTGATGTATTGGCTCACTCTCTCGTCGCTGATGATGGCATTTTCGCCGACCGGCGATGCCAAAACCAGACCTTCCAATGTTCGGCATCGGCTTAATGCCACATAGACCTGCCCGGAAGCGAATGCCTGTTGTGCATCAATGATAGCGTGATCGAAGGTTAATCCCTGACTTTTGTGTATGGTTATCGCCCACGCCAACCGAAGGGGATATTGCTCGAAAGTGCCCTGAACTTCGGCTTCAATCTGCTTTGTCGTCTCGTTCAGCGTGTATTTGGTATTTTCCCAACTGTGCGGCTCCACGTCTATCGCCTCTTTTTCGCCCGGACAAAGCACCTGTATCTTCTGGTCGTCTATATAAGTAATGTGCCCTATCTTGCCGTTGTAATACTTTCCGCCATTGTCGTTGCAGATAAACATCACTTGTGCACCCTTTTTCAGGCTCAACTGGTAGTCGGCGGGATAGTTGAAGTCTTGAAACTGACCTTCTATTTTGGCTGTAAAAGTGTAGACTTCAGACCGAATGTTGTTCAACTGCTGACTGTTGAAGCTGTCTGCCATACGGTTGTGGGTTGTCAGTCTGATGAAATTGCTGTTTGTCTCGGGCTGAAACGTCGGATTGTAACGTTTGTTCAGCGTCTGCAAATCCTCATTTGTTGCCTTTCCATCGCGGATATGGTTCAGAATGTTGATGAAAGTGAGGTCTTGCTGCCGATAAACCTTCGACAGTTCTATCGTTACGTAGTTGATGCTCTTCAATGCGTGCGAACCGAAGAAATAGGGCGTATCGTAATACTTCTGCAAGAGTGCCTCCTCGTCGGGACGGACCACCGGCGTAAGCTGCTGCAAATCGCCAATCATCAGCAACTGAACCCCTCCGAATGGCTTGTCGTGTTCGCGGAAACGGCGCAGCACGGAGTCGATAGCATCGAGCACATCCACGCGGACCATACTGATTTCATCGATGATAAGGAGGTCGAGCGTGCGCATAATCTTGCGTTTCTCCTTGCTGTATGAAAAGCGTGTCTGAATCTGTGCTTCCGGAACAAAGGGCGAGAGCGGCAGTTGGAAGAAAGAATGAATCGTGACGCCGCCGGCATTGATGGCTGCAACGCCTGTCGGTGCCACAACTATCGACCTCTTGCTGCTGTTTTCCCTGATGGCACGCAGAAACGTTGTCTTTCCCGTGCCCGCCTTACCGGTCAGGAAGATGCTGATGCCCGTATGCTCTACGAAATCCCACGCATTGCGCAGTTCATTGTTCTTCTCCATTTGCTTTGTATTCTCTTAGCGGATAGCAAAATTACGCAAAAAAAAAGACACCTCCAAACCATCCGTTGATAAATATCAATTGGCTTGACACATAGCAATAAAACGAGGATTTTTTGTGTCTTTGGGCATATTTGATTCCCCAGTTCGCCAAAAGCCACTAACTTTGCAAGCGTAAAAAGATTAAGGATAACAAATAATTCAGGACAAAGGGTCCTGCTAAAGAAAGATTGATTATGGTAACAGTATTATTAGTAGTAGCAGTAGTAGTTGCATCAGTAGCCCAAGCGTTTAATGTGAATAAAAGGCTCGGAGCTTGATTTGACAAGAATAAAGTAGAATTTGAGAGATTGTGAGGTCTCGGTTTCAGCAATGAAATCGAGACTTTTTGTTTGTTTTTATTACCAAAAAACGTACTCTGAAAAAATTCAATACAGAAATTAAAATGCGTTATTGGGAACGTTGAAAGTTGAAAAAGCGAAGATAATTTTTCAATCTATCGACAAATGAATTGCATTCTTCGCAAGAATACACGCCGTTCTTCGGTAAATTGCAAGGCGAAAGTACGAAAAACAAAGCATAAAATCAGGTTATTTATTCCGATTTACTGTCCTATTCAGGAACTTTTTATATTCTGTTTTGTGCACAAAACACGAATGATGAATATAAATCTCTGTCAGTAAATCATTTATGATTGCACGCTCATAATTCGCGTATTTGAAAATTTAAAATAACTTTGCCGAAAATAAACGAATTATAAAGCCCCTTTTGTCAATATTATTCACAATAGTGCTTCTCATAAACTTCACGGAATCACAGCATTTATCTGCAAACCGAGCCACTTGTTGCCCTGTTTTTCTATGTTCCGAACCATTCTCTGAATGCAGGGAAACAAACAATCTGCATCGGGGCATAGCCGATGCAGATTGTTATATAGATAAGCGTAGTCGCTCTTACCAGTTCTTCTTTGTAATGGTGGTGTTTTGGTCGAGTTTCATACTCATTCCCATCACTTCCACTTTGCGATTCAGCGTTGCGGTTGTAACCCAACCTTTTGGTGAGAAATTGAAGGTTTCGGTGGAATCGTAAGTGAGATTGGTCATTCCCATCGCCTTCATCTGTCCCCAGTTGTTCTCTATCTGCGACGTAACTTCTTCGCCAAGCCCCATCTTCTTCATATTTGAAATTATCATTGCTTTTACATCCTCGTCGGTCATATTGCTCTTCTGGGTTCTCTTCACATTCAATGCGCCCTGAGATTCAGATGTTTCATAGGTAGCGGTCGTTTTCACGTCCTGCACTACTTTCAGATTCTCCTTGAAACCATTGCTGAGCTTCTTGCCATACAGCCCCATAAAGGTGGAATACTCGATGAAATCGATGATATTTGGCTCTTCCAGTTGCTTGCTGATAGCCATAATCACGTTTCCTTTCGGCATAATTTGCTCTACTGCCGGATTTTCCTTATACAGTTTTTCTATCTCGGCAAGTGCATTTTCGCTGGCTTTTGCCACCACCTCCTCGTAGTTTTCAATCTTCGTGATCTTGCCGTTGGCATCTGTCAGAAAGACCATTTTCACGCCTTCAAGGTATTTTTCCTCCGGACTTACCATCTGACTGACCACCTCTTCCTTGCCGTCATACTTCAGACTTGTAATGGTGGTTTCCAAACGGTAGCCGTTCTTGCTCTTGTCCAACACCACATAACGGGTATCTACCGTGGTACTCAACTGCTCTCTGCCTGCCCCCATCGGCATATCCATCGTGCCTTTGGCAACTGTCTGATAAACGGTTGTGTCGCCTTTGTTAAATTCTGCCTTTACGGTCTGCGCATCAGCTATCGTCGATGCACCGAGCATTAGTAGTGAAAAAAGAATTGTTTTCATAAGTTTCTATATTATTTATGGTTTGACTTTTGTTTTTTCTTGAGCAGATATTGCAGACATTCCTCCATAATTCTGGCGTGGCTCAGTTTCATTGCTGCAAAATAAATCACTCCGGCCAAGAGTATTTTTGCACCAAGCAGCAATACAATATGCTCTATCGGCTTTACTATCCAATAGGAAACAAACATTGTAAGGAAAGTAATGACGGCAAACGGAAATACATCCTTCACGGCATCGAAGAACGTGATACCGATAAGCCTATGTGCAAAGTATTGCCAAACGAAGAACCATACAATATTTAAAAGGCTGTATGCCAACACCATCACTTCTATTCCAAAACGATAAACCGTAAGAATCAGTACAATCTGAACCAGAATCTGCGCTATATTGCACCACATATAGGTGCCGGATTCGCCCTTGCTGATGACCAGATTCTGATAAAGGATGTGCAACGGTATGAAAGCACCGCCCAAACAGAGCATCTGCAACAGCGGAACGCTTTCTATCCATTTGGAGGAAATCGTGATAACGATAAATTCCGGAGCCACGAAAGCAAAGCCGAACATTGCCGGGAAAACGATGAACGACGTGAAACGGAGCATCTTTCTGAATGCACGCAACTGCCGTTCGCTTTCCTCGTTCAGTTGGGCAAAAACCGATTGAGCCACCTGTATTACTGTGTTCGATACAAATGAATGCGCCATCGTGTTCCATTTGAAGGCTTGTGTAAAGTTGCCCACAGCCTTGATAGGGAACACTCTACCGAAAATAAACGTAAGAATGTTCTGGCTTACCGTGCTCACGATGGCCGTAATGAGGATTTTATTGCTGAAACCGAACATCTGCCTCACGGGTTTGAAGTCTATTCGGAGGTTAGGCCGCCATTCAACGTAATAGAAACGTCCGATATTGAGCACGAAAATATACGTTATCTGCTGCCACGCAAAGCTCCAGTAGCCATATCCGAGAAATGCCAACGCAACGCCGGTGCTGCCCGAACAGACGAGCGATACAAAGCTGATGATGGCTTTTTCCTTGTTCATCAGATTGCGAACCATATAGGCTCCGTGGGCAATACCGAGGGAAGCAATGACGAAACTGAGGAAAACGAACCGCGAAAGCGGAACAAGAGCCGGCTGATGGAAGTAGGCTGCGATGAGCGGAGCCGAGAAAAACAGAATAATATACAGTCCCGCGCCCATCAAAACATTGAACCAGAAGACCGAATTATAGTCGTTGGGCTTGATGTCTTTCAGGTTAATGAGCGCAGTAGAGAAACCGCAATCCTGCAAGTTGCCTGCTATTGCCGTGAAAATGGTAATCATTCCAATCAAAGCATAGTCTTCCGGCATCAAAAGTCGTCCGAGACATATTCCGATAATGATGTTCAATAGCTGCATACTGCCGCTATTGACAGCTCCCCAGAATAAGCCCTTAACAGTTTTATCTTTCAATGAATCCATAATATTATGCGATGAAATCGGTCTTTTCTACAAATTTTCTTTGTACGCTTCGGCAGGTTTTCCCACGTATTGCCATTTTCTTATGGCGTTACGGAAGTTGCATCCGTCGATGAATTTATACAGTCTGAACAAAGGATAATACATTCCACGATTCGCAGGGGTGTATTGTCCGTTGTATCTCTTCGCTATCGCCGCCGTATCTCTGCTCCAGATGTTGCCTCCCATCGCCGTCTTCGTTTCGCCATAGATACGGATTGCCGATAGATTGCGGTTGATTCGGCGCACTTTCAAGCCTCCCTCGTAAACCCGAATCAGCCATTCCACATCCATTTTTGCGTGAAAATCTGGATTGATATATCCGATTTCATCGAATATTTTGCGCTTCCAGAACATTCCCGGCTGCGAAATATTGTAGCATCCGTGCCTGAAGAAGAAATGATTCATCACGATGTGCGTGAAGTTTATTATCTTCCCCTCCCTGTCAATTTCGACGGTATAGCCATTGGCAAAGTCGGTATCGGGATACTTTTCATAAAATGCCGCAACGGTTTTCAGCGTTCCCGGCAAGAGCACATCGTCGCTGTTTATCCAGCAAACTATGTCGCCCGTAGCTCTGTGCATACCTTTATTGATGGCATCGCTCTGTCCCTTGTCCTTCTCGCTGCACCACCACGTGATGGAAGCATCGTATTTTTTCAGAATATCCACGGTTTCATCGGTAGATTCACCATCGCAAACGATGTACTCCAAATTGGGATATTGCTGGTTCAGCACCGAAAGAATCGTTGCTTCTATGAACTCTCCCTGATTATAGGAAGGTGTAATAACGGATATTTTAGGGTATTTCATTGCTTGATGCTTTTGATAAAGTCTTTAATTCTCCTGACGGATGATGTGTGCCGGATTGCCAACCACCGTCGCACCATCGGGCACATCACGGAAGACCACAGCTCCCGCACCGATGGTTACGTTGTTTCCAATCCTTATCGGTCCGAAGATCGTTGCGCCAGTCATTATCTTCACGTTGTCGCCGATGGTCGGTCGCCCGTCGCGTCCTTGATGATGGCCTGTTCCTAAAGTAACGAGTTGCAGGCAATAGAAGTTCTTCCCGATGCTTTCGGCATTCAGGTAGGTGGCATAGTTATGTTCAAAATGAGCCCCTCCACCTATTCTCGAACACCATATATTCAACGTCCGTTCGGGTGGGCACAGCCATTTCACGAAAACCGAGCGATACTCTCCCATCCGATAATAAAACAGGTTGCGGAAAGTGCGTTCCCTTGTCATTGCCTTGATGAAGTTTCCCACCGTAGCTTTCCTGTCCTGAACTTGCAACAAATCCTCGTTCACATCACGATGCTTCGTCTTATACAATATAATATGTGGTATAAGACGAATCGACGACATTGTGAGCAAGATGTGTTGCGTGAGTTGATTCATTGCTTTTATTTTCTTGCAAAAGTAATATTATTTTGTCAGTTTCCCCATCTTTTGCATCATATCTTTTTCCTTTCCTATCATTTAATCGCTATTATACCTCGTTGATTGGATTAATTTTGCCTATGCGTTTCACTTTTCTGTGCCTTTCTGCAATGGTTCAAGAGCTGTTGGCGAACCAGTAAAACTTCTCTCGTTTCGGCAATGATAAAGATATGATTTGCAATTAACCGAAGAACGCACTCCATTCTTCGCAAGATTGCAATGCGTTTTTGCGAAGAATGGAATGCGTTTTTCGCACGTTTGCAAACTGATTATTAAAATATTGATTTTCAAACACTTACAAAATACAATACAAGATTTTTCACATTGCATCATTTTGCTCCCTAAGTTGTGGAAAAAGAGTGGTGTATGAGCAGCAAACTATACGGCAGAAACGAAAAAAGCGACACCACGCTGCCCAACGAGCAAGCGCAATGTCGCTTATATTTCAATCTTCAACGTGAAGATGAATCACGCAGAAAATCTTACTTCACTTTCTCTTCAAAGCTCAACATGTGCTCTGG
The Prevotella sp. HUN102 genome window above contains:
- a CDS encoding helix-turn-helix domain-containing protein; this encodes MEKNNELRNAWDFVEHTGISIFLTGKAGTGKTTFLRAIRENSSKRSIVVAPTGVAAINAGGVTIHSFFQLPLSPFVPEAQIQTRFSYSKEKRKIMRTLDLLIIDEISMVRVDVLDAIDSVLRRFREHDKPFGGVQLLMIGDLQQLTPVVRPDEEALLQKYYDTPYFFGSHALKSINYVTIELSKVYRQQDLTFINILNHIRDGKATNEDLQTLNKRYNPTFQPETNSNFIRLTTHNRMADSFNSQQLNNIRSEVYTFTAKIEGQFQDFNYPADYQLSLKKGAQVMFICNDNGGKYYNGKIGHITYIDDQKIQVLCPGEKEAIDVEPHSWENTKYTLNETTKQIEAEVQGTFEQYPLRLAWAITIHKSQGLTFDHAIIDAQQAFASGQVYVALSRCRTLEGLVLASPVGENAIISDERVSQYINQQSEIAEKSVASLPLLKETYYRYLLTEMFDFNEIFRFENAMLRVLSEYYYKYSKLTALHKMTIEDYDKRILSVAEKWISVMKGLKDEELHEEAFLDRVKKSALYFHSQLTELFVHLLEMTKGLESNNKAAVKRYQNTYTDLEQTVGAKRALLAEMMKEGFTTNGYLAAKQEAILEAMGEDTATASRKRKKKTQEAKVPKEKTSVVTYRLFKEGKNVEEIAKERGLVVSTIQGHLESYVSAGEIKAEEIVNKEKVNRIRRIIKAVGTQDGIMPIKNLCGNDISYSDIKLVLAEKQ
- a CDS encoding lipopolysaccharide biosynthesis protein; the protein is MMDSLKDKTVKGLFWGAVNSGSMQLLNIIIGICLGRLLMPEDYALIGMITIFTAIAGNLQDCGFSTALINLKDIKPNDYNSVFWFNVLMGAGLYIILFFSAPLIAAYFHQPALVPLSRFVFLSFVIASLGIAHGAYMVRNLMNKEKAIISFVSLVCSGSTGVALAFLGYGYWSFAWQQITYIFVLNIGRFYYVEWRPNLRIDFKPVRQMFGFSNKILITAIVSTVSQNILTFIFGRVFPIKAVGNFTQAFKWNTMAHSFVSNTVIQVAQSVFAQLNEESERQLRAFRKMLRFTSFIVFPAMFGFAFVAPEFIVITISSKWIESVPLLQMLCLGGAFIPLHILYQNLVISKGESGTYMWCNIAQILVQIVLILTVYRFGIEVMVLAYSLLNIVWFFVWQYFAHRLIGITFFDAVKDVFPFAVITFLTMFVSYWIVKPIEHIVLLLGAKILLAGVIYFAAMKLSHARIMEECLQYLLKKKQKSNHK
- a CDS encoding glycosyltransferase family 2 protein translates to MKYPKISVITPSYNQGEFIEATILSVLNQQYPNLEYIVCDGESTDETVDILKKYDASITWWCSEKDKGQSDAINKGMHRATGDIVCWINSDDVLLPGTLKTVAAFYEKYPDTDFANGYTVEIDREGKIINFTHIVMNHFFFRHGCYNISQPGMFWKRKIFDEIGYINPDFHAKMDVEWLIRVYEGGLKVRRINRNLSAIRIYGETKTAMGGNIWSRDTAAIAKRYNGQYTPANRGMYYPLFRLYKFIDGCNFRNAIRKWQYVGKPAEAYKENL
- a CDS encoding serine acetyltransferase; the encoded protein is MNQLTQHILLTMSSIRLIPHIILYKTKHRDVNEDLLQVQDRKATVGNFIKAMTRERTFRNLFYYRMGEYRSVFVKWLCPPERTLNIWCSRIGGGAHFEHNYATYLNAESIGKNFYCLQLVTLGTGHHQGRDGRPTIGDNVKIMTGATIFGPIRIGNNVTIGAGAVVFRDVPDGATVVGNPAHIIRQEN